A region of the Apium graveolens cultivar Ventura chromosome 6, ASM990537v1, whole genome shotgun sequence genome:
tcttttttaGAATGGGGATTTcaatactttcatacttgttcaaagacatgtttagatcatttctgattgtaaatttatcagttcgctctgataccaattgttgcccagtaataatacaattatttaagggggttggatacacTTGTATagatgtttcgaacaagtataaaaatataacagttctttatatttctgataaaaactgttacaaactctctcaagaaatactgatgttcttgagagctactaggtcgtatgatgctcgagttaatcactatgtgatgacctaaactgtgtttatataatacacagctgctacaaatcaatctaagatatgcattatcaattactaacagaaaatgatacatatctttaactaaatacataaagtcctatcactcaggACGTACaaatatccatccctcaaaataaggaacagaaTCAATCTTCATAACAGACCGCCTTCAGATGCTGATGCcatgcaaatactgatgatgcatcaaatcctaacgacacatcaaatactgatgacatctaaaACGCAGTCAGATCCTATCATTATTTCACTATCATTTGATACGGATTGTTATTTATGTCTTAATGTTCCTCCCTTTCATCCATTATACCAGATATTATGTCATGCTAGTGAATTTGATTATTAATGTTATGTTGAATGTTGAATATTTTTCTTACATATTTTTTTTTGCAACATATGCATTGAAATTTATAATTGAACCAtagatatcatcaacatatatttgacttgaaaatcaaacttaaatttatttattaattttgggaGGAAATCATTATGATATGAGGAACATATAATAACAGAGTTCCGAAGTATTTGCATCCACTTAAATTCAAATCAATATTAAGTGTCTACAATAAATTTACTTTAATTAAACTGCACTAGTATTTTACATTTACTTTCTAGATATATAAAGATAAATGATTAATGTGATATTGATTTTTATTAATCATAATTCAGGGATTCAGTCAATCATTACACCTGTATAGATTATGATTATCATTAAGATTATGATTACGATGTACTCGAATCAAGGTATTTCCATTACCACCAATCATTGTAAATAACTACCACATTATCTTacatttttaaaattaagaaaGGTTATCATAAGCATTAGTATCAGTTATTTATGCCTTCTATTACAAGATTATGAAATACTATAATTTATTTATGCATGGGACAAGAAGTAAATTTACATAATAATAACAAAGTTAAATTAATAAGCTAATTATGTATAACCCCAATGTTATATCATCATTACACTTAATCAGTAATCGTGAGAATATTACACATTTAGTTATGTTTGATAAGCTCAGAACACTCAATGAATTTCATACCGACTGGAAGATTAAGGTTAGGGTGACTAGAATGTGGCCATCAAATACTTCTGACGATGACTCATTGTATCGATATAATTTAATTCTTCTGAATGCTGAGGTAAATTTCCTGTACAAcacatctatcaataattgaAATGTTTTACATGCAATATCTTGTGACATGAAACTATTAATTTGACGAATATAGTTGTTTTCAGAATTTTTATGTTCAATCCACCGTTGCTTCTAATGTTTGGGATATATTTCAAGAAGTTATAAACGAAGGAAAAGTGTATGAGATTTCTGATTTCTTAACTAAAAAGGATACAAGGAAGCATAGGTCTGTTTCCTCCAGAATATACATCACGTTTAATAGTGAAACAGTGATTAAACCTTTACTGGGATATGACACTACAATAGATTATCATAAATTTGACTTTTTTGATATCGGTGACATGATAGTAAATGCAAAGGATACCAAACTGGCGATATTGCTGATATTCTTACAGGTTTTATACGATTCTCAAAGTTTATCATGTATTTTTACATTTCACCTAGGTCTATTACTAATTTTACATAtttttcttacaattattcagatATTATTGGAGTTTTTGAAGATATTGAACTTGCTCAAGTTATTCCTTCTAAGATTGGTGACCAAATGAT
Encoded here:
- the LOC141665530 gene encoding uncharacterized protein LOC141665530, whose product is MFDKLRTLNEFHTDWKIKVRVTRMWPSNTSDDDSLYRYNLILLNAENFYVQSTVASNVWDIFQEVINEGKVYEISDFLTKKDTRKHRSVSSRIYITFNSETVIKPLLGYDTTIDYHKFDFFDIGDMIVNAKDTKLAILLIFLQVLYDSQSLSYIIGVFEDIELAQVIPSKIGDQMIIHFRITDGRNDVRVTVWGKHVKSLDPLFNDVLESPIIVILACMRPLWLHGEAVIGTVESSRIYIYLQIVLFVAIGLRMVFFGAKFQQPNSTFDTSRHRNIEEIAEA